The Geoalkalibacter subterraneus genome contains the following window.
GGACAGGCGCGCGGCCTCTTCCAGTGAAAACCCGCACGCCAGGCCGGCCCCAAGAACCGACAGCACCGTATCGCCCGCACCGGTGACATCAAAAACTTCCTTCGCCTCTGTGGGCAGGTGAATTTCGTCCCCATCACGGATGAAAAGGGACATCCCCTCTTCACTGCGGGTCAACACCAGGGCGTCCAGGTCAAGGGATTGGCGCAGCGTTCGACCGGCTTCGACCAGGTCGGTCTCGCTACGGATCTCAATCCCCGATGCGACTTGCGCCTCTTTGCGGTTCGGAGTCAACAGGGTTGCGCCACGGTATTTTTGGTAGTCGTTGCCTTTAGGGTCGACCAGAACCGGAACGCCTTTTTCCCGTCCAATTTCAATAATCCCGCGCAGCACCTCTTCACTCAGGACCCCCTTGAGATAATCCGACAGAAGGATAACCTGAAACTGGTCAATTCGATCGCGGACAAAATCCACCAGCACCCTGCCCTGGTCATCGTTCACAGGAGTGCGGCTTTCGCGGTCAATGCGCAGCATCTGCTGATTGCTGGCCAGGATGCGTGTTTTGCGGCTCGTGGTGCGTCCTGGCACGGCGACAATGCCTGCATCGTCGATATTTTTCTCGGACAGCATTTGTCGCAGAACCTGGCCATCGGCATCGTCGCCGACAACACTCGCCACGGAAACCCGGCACCCAAGAACCACGAGATTGTTGATGACGTTGCCAGCCCCGCCCAGGCGTAGATCCTCGCGCTGCACCTCCACGACCTGCACCGGCGCTTCAGGAGAGATCCGGTCGGTTCGGCCCCAGACGTATTCATCCAGCATCAGATCCCCCACCACCAGGATGCGGGTGCCGGGGAGATGCGTCATAAATTTTTCAACCAGAGTGCGATTCATGATTTCTTGTGAAGGCGATCAAGCACCGCCGCAGCGAAAAGAGGAATATTGATCTCGTGATGCCCGGTAATCGAGTAGCCGCGGCCATGCTCCGAGGTCGGGCGTTTGACGACGTTGGTCAACGGCCGGTAGTGCTGGATCATATCGAAATTGGCCGTGGAAAAACCGTCGACATGGTAGCCGAGATTCTGCGCGATGGAAAGAGCTTTAAGAAAGACTTCCGGCATCAGAACGGCGGAACCGACATTGAGCCAGACGCCACCGTCCCCAAGATCCGCAACCACTGAAGTCAGCAGACGAAAATCCCGAAAAGTCATCTCACCGATCACCGCGCCGTCAGCTTCGGGATGCTGGTGAATGATGTCGGTTCCCAGGGCAACATGGACGGTGCTGGGGATCTGCTGTTCCAGGCACGCCGCCAGCAGGCTGTACTCCTTGAACAGATGGTCGTTATCGACAATACAGCGCGCGATGGCCTCGCCATACCCCATCTCCTCCTCTTTCACCGCAGACTTCAAAGCCCGGTTCATCCCGCCGCCGGTTTCCTCGGAGAAACCGAAATCGCCGGAATGCAGAACGGCGCCGACGTCTTCCGACGTGGCCCCGACCAGAGAAACTTCAAAGTCATGAATCGCGGCTGAACCGTTCATGGCCACCGCAGTGATGGCATCGACATCGATCAAGGCTTTGAGCACCGGTTGCAGACCACACTTGATGACATGCCCTCCAATGGCCATTACCACAGGCCTGCCTTTTTCCCGCGCCCCAACTACCGCATCCACCACACCACGCAGTTGGTCGGCACCCAGAAGACGCGGCATGGAATTGATAACGTCGCTAAAAGACATTCCGGCTTTGGGCGGCGAGGCGAAATGGTCTTGGACATTGACTTTGTTGTTGCGGGTTTTTATGGAGTAGGTTTTGACTGGAGAGAAATCGACGGGTTGATATTTATGACTCATTTTCCCCTCGGAAATGTCTGTTTAGTGAAATGAGGACCGCTGCAGCCGCAAAAGACCGGCCCGGTTAAAGTTGACCGGTCAATACCAATAAACTATGATATCGTTCACTTTTTCGACGCAAACATGCGATCATATCGCTAACCGGCTATTTCTAGCCGATTATGGAATGAAAAGCAACCCACGCAAGAAAAGGACAGGAATTTAATGTTCAACAACAAGAAGGCCTTCTGGAACTTTCTCGGGGCATCCTGGGAGCAGGATGCCTTCGGCTCCATGAAAAACACTCTGCAGCAGACTGGGGAAAAGATCTCCTCTGATCCTTTAAGCTCTGTTGTCCGCACCACCGTTGCGGGGCAGCATTATTATATCAAGCAGTACCACCGGCGCGGGAAAAAACTCCGGCGTTTTCTCGGCCGCAGCCGGGCACAGGGGGAATGGCAGAATCTGCAGTACTTCGCAGAACTTGGAATA
Protein-coding sequences here:
- a CDS encoding lipopolysaccharide kinase InaA family protein, whose product is MFNNKKAFWNFLGASWEQDAFGSMKNTLQQTGEKISSDPLSSVVRTTVAGQHYYIKQYHRRGKKLRRFLGRSRAQGEWQNLQYFAELGIPIPRLVAFGRQSRLDLAAKQQINQILNFFGAKS
- the hldE gene encoding bifunctional D-glycero-beta-D-manno-heptose-7-phosphate kinase/D-glycero-beta-D-manno-heptose 1-phosphate adenylyltransferase HldE, translated to MNRTLVEKFMTHLPGTRILVVGDLMLDEYVWGRTDRISPEAPVQVVEVQREDLRLGGAGNVINNLVVLGCRVSVASVVGDDADGQVLRQMLSEKNIDDAGIVAVPGRTTSRKTRILASNQQMLRIDRESRTPVNDDQGRVLVDFVRDRIDQFQVILLSDYLKGVLSEEVLRGIIEIGREKGVPVLVDPKGNDYQKYRGATLLTPNRKEAQVASGIEIRSETDLVEAGRTLRQSLDLDALVLTRSEEGMSLFIRDGDEIHLPTEAKEVFDVTGAGDTVLSVLGAGLACGFSLEEAARLSNVAAGIVVGKVGTSTVSAEEIFETVGRSHRDSDLKIKTRDVLSVALEREREKGRRIVFTNGCFDLLHAGHVQYLQKARRLGDLLVLGLNSDQSVQRLKGPKRPLIGENERAHILAALDCIDYVCLFDEDTPLELIRAVKPDILVKGGDYSPEGVVGKEIVESYGGRVEIIEFVAGKSTTGLVEKILQQYREG